tcgaccgaacctgctgtacctgcccatctttccgtccaggtgcagtctctgtggattgagctcaggttcggtcgaccgatcggccaacggtcttcctctgCGCTGACCCGATCAAAACgctcgactgagtctctggataaacgttggttcggtcgatcgatcaaggggttcggtcgacccatCAGTCCCCCAACGGCTGACTTgctgacgtggcttctgacgtgtcaccagcggttggtcttctgaggattggggttcggtcgaccgatcatggggttcggtcgatcgaaccgttgacaagtcaactgtagttgacttgctccggtttggctccttgggtgattgcggcccatcggaatagggctcacccgaacccaattcccggccttctcctcgagcaggcttccgtccggcttctcgtccctcgaacgccgcgcacgttcttctcgctccaccggagtactcttccgcagctctctcgtccttcggacgcaccgagcccgtcggcttcctccccgtgccatccttctcgctagttgcgtcttccgctcgacttcctgtgctcctaagttcctgcacactcagacacaggggtcagacaaaacgcaggacctaaccaacttggttgatcacatcaaaactatcacggggtccaacaatctccccttttttgatgtgcatcaacccaagttcaagttagggttcacaaacagatagtaatttaagaaaattactaaactaacagttcAGGCATGAATTTGCAACTTTAAAATACATTGCACTAAGaaagtttatatttttatatttaaaaaaaaaatttaactaactccccctagctgaatttttctttattctccccctttgatcacagcaaaaacggggtgcaAACAAATTACCTAAATTGAGTTAGGTTTAATTtcgaaaatttctaagttttgaaaaattttctaagttaaagttTCACGAAACAATTTTTctagaaaaagttttaaagaatatttcaggaaatgtttaaaatctttttaaagcattgtttaattcaaatattaatgcttttatcagaaatttaaacatttttatttcgatatttcagcttccaagtcgtggcgaggcactaggccttcttggttattggagcaacaatcacttccttagacaaagcttccataaagaaactcaaagtttaattttctcactgtaagctttttaatttttgagaaaaattaatcaagtacagattttggaacccggtaaaggttccttcctacaggattctttaaaaacatagggggtatataacttttaggaattttcctaagttgaccctgatgttgtttaatgtaccaattcaattttccataaattctaacttttgattttggaaatctatttaagcatgcatcagttttcaatttttaattttaatttatcattctctgattttagatgatcatacatttctaacgggcatgctcttgctaggttcaactttagttcagcattctctttttctaaatgatctaactctctagaaagagacttgataaatttaaaagattgagttggggttagattgcgtaccttacttacctgttctggtgacgctcccccttcactgttgctttcttcttctgatgatcctctcccttcattgatgctcatttctgagtttgacgtttcttcttgctgatggttggccatcttcgctagtcccgagaattttTCGACTTCTGATTAGGAGGATGACGagtcatcccacgtggcctttaggttcttATGCTTGGAGGAtgctggtttcttgtacttggccttctccttttgcttgctcttcaatttcgggcagtcatccttgatgtgcccttcttcgttgcagttgtagcaacgaatcgttcttctttttctctcatgcctctgcgatctaaatttgttagatttaaaaaatttattgaagcgtcttaccaatagtgccgcttctgattcgttgaccgaggcttcggagtcagaactgttcatttttgcctttaaggcaatgttctgactggtcttctctactccattgagctctgaaactcgagattcgtgaagttcaaaagtgaaaaataattgttctaaagtacttacctcgaggtccttagagatgtagtacgtatctactaaggagacccactctggagttctggggaaagcgttgagcgcataccggatagaatcacggttcgttacctcttctccaagattggttagttgtgtgatcagctctttgatccttgcttggagctgcgctaccttctcgccttggttcatccggaggttcgtcaactggtttcggaggatgtcgcgcctcgctagcttcgcttcggaggtaccttcgtggagctctaggaatctttcgcggagtcgtaacttccgatccgatttacctcctgaggtggcagtacactgagtagatggaactcagcctttccgttggcgacgaagtcggcttgctccctcttgctccatgtgttttcttctttatctttcggcgctgcaaaaccatatttcatagtaattaaaatatcaaagtctgttttaaagaatacctccattttttgcttccatgtagcgaaatctccatcgaacttcgggggatggatgttcgcgtcGGCCATTGTTCAGATCTTTGTGCTTTAGATGGCGATAagtccctctgaggctgttgggctctgataccacttgttggtgcagcggagaccggcaagaggggggtgaattgcctgcagacAAAAAATTATACCCTTCTCAAAGCTTTCCAACTCTTAAAATGAAGCAACAATATTAAATCAActacagaaataaaaggagacagaaattaacctggttacaaccaagagggttgttaatccagggcagtaagaaaagcgcagtaagaaaaactccttctcagaaggcggagaagccttttacactttgacagcacagtaATTGCTTAAACAGAGATTACTAGAGTTGCTATTCGTTCGTATTCGATGATCTTCAATAGCTACTCAAGACCCTCTTTATATACGGGTTCTAGAGTCTATCTGttaacctgatcttcgggatcaggtttgactagagagggatcggtcgaccgatccccaggttcgatcaaccgaacctgctgtacctgcccatctttccgtccaggtgcagtctctgtggatcgagctcaggttcggtcgaccgatcattgtgttcggtcgaccgatcggccaacggtcttcctctACGCTGGCCCGATCAAAACGCTCGACTGAGTCTTTGGATAaacgttggttcggtcgactgatcaaggggttcggtcgaccaatcagtccCCCAACGGCTGACTTACTGACGTGccttctgacgtgtcaccagcggttggtcttctgaggattggggttcggtcgaccgatcatggggttcagtcgaccgaacagttgacaagtcaactccagttgacttgcttcggttcggctccttgggtgattgtggcccactggaatagggctcacccgaacccaattcccgaccttctcctcgagcaggcttccgtccggcttctcgtccctcgaacgccgcgcacgttcttctcgctccaccggagtactcttccgcagctctctcgtctttcggacgcaccgagcccgtcggcttccttcccgtgtcgtccttctcgctagctgcgtcttccgctcgacttcctgtgctcctaagttcctgcacactcagaaacaggggtcaaacacaacgcaggacctaaccaacttggttgatcacatcaaaactatcacggggtccaatagaagatgtattattcattaataaatctTTAGATTGAGCTAATTGGAATCCTAGTTCTCTATGGTGGTGGAGAATGATAACTAGGAACTTGGTTAATTGGAAGGGTAATACATCATTTATagtgttgtgcccaaaggatgtccacatatcttcataatggcatgatattatccactttggccctaggccctcatgattttgcttttGGGCTCTCCCAAAAGGTTTCACGCCAATgaagatatcctacatccttttaaacctatAATCTTTACCAAATtttttcaatatgagactttgattgaaccctaaCAATTTTGCCCTCAAACGAAGGATCACAATTACTCTCACGATCCGGGCCTCTCTACGAACACccgatcaccttgacctgctctggcctccccgcaagcatccgcatccgatcaccttgacctgctccaggcctcccctcGAGCATTCGATCACCCTGACTTACTCGCCTCCCCGcaaatatccggtcagcctgATCTGCTCCAGTCATCTTGACTTGCTCCGGGCCTCCCCGTGAGAttccagtcatcctgacctgtTTCGGGGTCTTCCTGCAAGCATCCGGTCAACTTGACCTAACTGGGCCCACACTCAACTCCATTCAAGGCCACACCACATGATATCTAgtctggaccatgactctgataccatttgttctgcccaaaggatgcccacatatctctacaatggcatgatattgtctacttagggcctagaccctcatgactttgcgcTTGGGCTCTCTCCACAAGacttcatgccaatggagatatcctacatccttttaaacctatgatctttaccaaatctttccaatgtgggacttttatTGAATCCTAACAATCCTCCCCTTAAACGAaaaaccacaattactctcatggtctgggcctatttgcgagcatccggtcaccctgacatgTTCTGGCCTCCCCGTAACATCCGCATCCGGTCACGTTGACCTGCTCcgagcctccccgcgagcattcagtcaccttgacctgcttcgggcctccctgcgaACATTCGGTCACCGTGACTTACTCGCCTCCCCGCAAGtattcggtcaccctgacctgctccgggcctccccgcaagGATCCAgtccgggcctccccgcgagtattCGGTCATCCTAACCTGCTTCGAGGCCTTCCcgctagcatccagtcaccctcctgctctgggcctccccgcaagcatccggtcacctgaCCCGCTCCAGGCCTCCCTGCAAGCATCTGGTTAACCTGACCTATCCCAGGCCCACCCTCAACTCTGTTCAAGGTCATCCCACATGGTATTTGATCTGGACCATGACTCTAATACCATTTGTTGTACCCAAAGGATGtccatatatctccacaatgacataatattatccactttgggcatatgccctcatgactttgctcttggctCTCCCCAAgaagtctcataccaatggagatatcctacattattttaaacccatgatctttactAAATTTTTCCAATGTGAAACTTTAATTGAACTCCAACAGATAACCAAATTATAATTCAAATACCTAATTAGTACTTAAAATAAAAAACCATACTATTCTGGTTGATCTTGAAACAATGAACAAATAAGTACTTTTACCATTGCAATCTCATGTAACTTGATTAAAAAACCTATAAGGTGGTCAACTGACAATATAGGTGGTGGAATAGTGTCAAGCTGGTTTGTGAAAACCTGGCTCTTCCCAAATTGCCCTAGGTTATGAATATACATCATGCTCAACTTGAATTTATAAGGAAGATCTTACCAAAAATTTTGTTTGATttgatttcataatttttgatgTATCAGGGTTTATGGTATTTTAACTGTATTTGCATATGTTATATATTGCACGACATGTTATAACAATAAATGTAATTATAATTTCATTCAGAGTTAAGTTTTCTGGTTTGTAAATTTATGCACATATGTTCATAATTTCCTCCATTGTGTACTCTCTTATTGTTCAATATATATTGGCATGTGCCCCGGGGGCAAGGTTGAGTTGGTTAGTGCAGGATAGAATTGCTACAATAGGGcaagggttcgaatctcggcaaagccgagaaaAAAGTCCTCCCCACACTAGTCAACTacagcttcccgatttacctcctTATAGATGATCGTGGGGCCGACCATGTGAGGCCGCTGGATTCCACCTTTTGCTACAATATATATTGGCATGCTCTTTATAATATTCATTGCTATTTTTTCTGGGCATTCACAAGTACCTAGAGGATATAGTCAGCAAACTCCTATTTTGATTGAAAGAATTAGATTAAAGAATAATCAATCAATAGAATGATTGGCATGATACCAAAAGAAGCTATGAATGGGTACTTATTAGTAGTTTTGACGGTTGGTAGGTGTATcctatatttatttatcttgcCTATTTAGTAGCTTATCAATTGGTTCTTTGAAACTTTTTTTAGGTTGTCTAATTTAGCTCTTGTGGATCTAAGCTTGACCTCCCTTTGATTTCAATATCCTCTCACTAAAACTTGGTAGTAGTATTTCATATCATCATTTTCAATATCCTCTCATATTTGTTTCCCCCTTCAAACAATGGGGCCCACCTATATATgtggcatatatatatatagtagaaGAAGATAACGCCGTGCAGCATGGGAAGGGTTTTGCAACATTGAATATGGGCACGAGGAGCACTATgatggtggcttgaggtgctgACAGGTGGATTTGTCGGACTGTTGTTTGATGCATATCATGGTTCCACGAGGGAGGAATGTAGAAGTGCACACAAATGAGATGGGGATTATGTGAATTGGAATAATGAGTCTATATGAGGTAAGGTAGAAGATAGCAACAATGATATAAGTCAGCACCACTGTTCGGAACAAAGTTTTTTTGATCTTCATGAGGTAACACAAGATGGATCCATGTGCCTTAGTGATCTCACGGAGGTTGTGTTGATGTCATTGACCTTGCAAGAGAGAAAATAGAGTATGGGGAATATTGTTTCATTGTTTGAATGGTTAAGACAATGGGATGAGGATCTCGTTTTAGGCTCTGTAAAAATCTAGTTCACCGAAACTACTAAAATAGACTAGGTgtattgaaaataataaattagaaaaaaaaatagattggtAACTTAAATCTAAAAAAGTTTGTTTAATTGAACTGGTTTATTTTATAGTGGCCATTATTTGTATCCTTTAAATTGTCATATTATTCTAGATAATATTTAATGACCTTTCTCTCTGCAAGTAATATCTGGCATCTTTATTTTATGGGTAATTTATTTTGTGAAGAATGGTGATAATGCTACTAAATTCTTGGTTTAACATGATGCAGAGTTTTATATCTTGTATTATTTGGTACAGTTAAATCTCTGCATCTGCAGTTGTTGTTTGGTAAATGGACACTTAAAGAACCACTTGTTGCATAGCATACATGGGGTAAGTAACCTCTGTGCTGCAAGAAACACAGTTTATTTACTTGAAATCTTAAATTCTATTAATTTCAAGTTGTTTACTCTGCTTATTTTCTTGTGCGTTTGGACCTCTCATTTTTACCTTATACAGAGCAGTTGTTGCAACGGAGGCCTAGCTAAACCTCAATCTTCAATTGAAAGAACACCAACCACATCTGGGAAGGACAATATTCCTCAGCATTTATCACACACGAAAGGGGAATGGTCCTTAAACCCAGAGGCAATGGAACACACTGTTAGCATAGCTCATTCCCTTGACAGAAACCTTGCTTCTGTATGCGATCCAGTAAAGGAAGAGATCAAGTCGGCAAGCAAAAATCATGACAACTTATTTATCAACAAAGGTTGGTATGCCTTACTATTGTAGTTTCTTATGCTCCTACTAAAACTGCCTCTTTCAAATTTGTTTTTACTCATTTCAAGGCCCTCTCTTCTACTTATATTCTCCTAAATAGAACACATGAAATTTATGTCTTCCATTAACAATGTTGATTTGTGGTTTGCCCGTTAGATTTGGATTGTGTCCTGCTAAGATAATTTGTTTCGCCCTTTAAATTTAGGCAGTCATCAGTTACCTTACGTATTCTTTGTCCAATTACTAAAAGTATTTGAAGTGCACAAATGATCCACCTTCTTTATATAGTGAGATTCCTCTAAATGTTACTTTTGTTTTCTACTTGATCTTGTAGCTGCTATAGCATGGAATGAAATGCGAAGACAGTGGATTGGTGATCAGTCTCGCAGCTCTTGTAAAACTACAAGAGAGGCAACAATAAGGTTAGGTTTTGTCTATTTTCCCTCTTCTAGTACTTGGCATTTTAagattttgaatttcaagttttaTACTTCTTTTAATTAGTAGTGCCGATTAATTGGTCTTCAGGTTGGTCCTTTAATTTGGGGcccttttttttatttagatattCAATGCTTCACTGTCTAAAACAGTTCGGTCGTGCAAAACTGTAAACTGACATTTGTACATATATTCTTTAATCCATCTTACTTGATTCTGCTGGCCCCTATCTATAATGTTTCCTTAAAAGGGTAGTTCAGTGCATAAAGCTACCGCTAATATAGCGTCCAAGGAAAGGGTCACACCGCCTTACCATGCATTGCAAGATGCTTTTTCCAAAACTCGAATCCGTGACCCTTAGGTGAcacggcaacaactttaccgttgcaccaaggaTTTACAATGTTTccttaataaattaatatgtCGACTCATTGCATATGTTTCTATGTAGCTGGAGCACTAGTTATGGGGATTTACTTTCAACCAGTCAACCCTTTGCACAACCAATTCCTTTAGCAGTAAGTTCACTTCCTACATTTTCACCCTCTCATCTGTATCAGTTCTTTTAATCAATGACTGAACTTTCACAGGAAATGGTTGATTTTTTAGTTGATATCTGGCATGATGAAGGACTTTATGATTAGTAAAGGTTCTTACCCTATCAATTTTAATTCTATTCCGAATTCTTGGTAAGTACTTGATGTGAGTTTGATTTTGAAAGATGGGTTGTATGTTTGTATTGCAGGAGATGTCCGACTCAAATGCATTTGCCTCTTCTGTTTGGATGTCAGATTCGTCCAGTCTCAGATTTTCTTTTttggtaaattagagaaaaatccccgTAATCATAACTTTACATGCAATCCTCATGcctaaaaaactttgtttccactccctgcatgtaaagtattacttgtttcaactccctcatgcaaatattgatacctaaattgcccctcagattttttaggtacaaaaaattcaaaattgagtacaaaaaatctgaaaacgagtataattcttcttaaagtcagtactttatattaaaaattgagtatattttctatcaaaattatccctcttattttttaggtataaaaagtctaaaaataagtataattcttgttaaattcagcactttacactataatccAGTACTTtatactaggatcgagtatattttctattgaaattaacccatattttttaggtacaaaaagtaaaaaattgagtacaaaaagtccgaaaataagtataattctttttaaagtcagtactttatattaaaaatcgagtatattttctattaaattcagcacattaaactaaaatcgagtatattttgatgtgaaaaaagaatcgtactcaatttaatagaaaatatactagattctaatttaatatactgaatttaagaggatttatattgatttttggactttttgtacctaaaaatatcatgggcaattaggtaaatatgtttgactgGGGAGTCAAAAGAAAGTTTTTCATGGATGGGGACTACATGTAAAGTTGTGTTTACTAATGGGGAGTGCATGCAAATTtaccctttctttttctttttatatatatatatatatatatatatatataatcttttagGGAAAAAAGTCCTAGAAAAGTGTTTAGATATTTCACAATTCTTAATTGTTTTGGACCATTGATAGTGTTGATCAGAGTGATGCAAGTGAAGCAAAAAATGCTTATGCAGACTGTCATTTCTACAAAGCACGTAGCTTGTTTTTATAGATCTTAAAGTTGTTTAAAGTCTATTCATTGTCATGCTTCAGACTTGAAATTATTTTGTAGTCTTGATTAATTCTTGCCATTATTAATCTTGATGGTTGTA
This window of the Zingiber officinale cultivar Zhangliang chromosome 3B, Zo_v1.1, whole genome shotgun sequence genome carries:
- the LOC121967650 gene encoding uncharacterized protein LOC121967650: MRSTASIRFFSVKKKTKRANHRTRACSISLNLCICSCCLVNGHLKNHLLHSIHGSSCCNGGLAKPQSSIERTPTTSGKDNIPQHLSHTKGEWSLNPEAMEHTVSIAHSLDRNLASVCDPVKEEIKSASKNHDNLFINKAAIAWNEMRRQWIGDQSRSSCKTTREATISWSTSYGDLLSTSQPFAQPIPLAEMVDFLVDIWHDEGLYD